The proteins below come from a single Nostoc sp. KVJ3 genomic window:
- a CDS encoding HupE/UreJ family protein, which translates to MFKTKLSQFRASHEFYTSKLADRHIGAIAALILISLLSSLSGTPLNHTITNCWEGFVWGLADPVISLNCLVSIIAIGLLSSMFVRGAAIAAYFVLAAILGIVIHLFQLNLPGIEIAIAISSIVFGTMLMMPNQPNFIVLALLGISAGLFQGYTNAESIIGAGMMPLIAYILGITLTLFAVAMTAREIGTAMGMGEINRILPWKMSIAGFALCAIGIVFLSNSMI; encoded by the coding sequence ATGTTCAAAACTAAATTATCGCAATTCCGTGCTTCACACGAATTTTATACCTCGAAGCTAGCCGATCGCCATATCGGAGCGATCGCAGCTTTAATTTTAATTAGCTTACTGAGTTCATTGAGTGGAACTCCACTTAACCATACCATCACTAACTGCTGGGAAGGCTTTGTCTGGGGATTGGCAGATCCAGTAATTAGCTTAAATTGTTTAGTGAGTATTATTGCTATTGGCTTACTCTCATCTATGTTTGTTCGTGGCGCTGCGATCGCTGCATATTTTGTCTTAGCAGCAATATTGGGCATTGTAATTCATCTATTCCAGCTAAATTTACCAGGCATAGAAATAGCGATCGCCATTTCTAGCATCGTTTTTGGTACTATGCTGATGATGCCAAATCAACCAAACTTTATAGTACTTGCTCTGTTGGGCATCAGTGCTGGTTTATTTCAGGGTTACACCAATGCTGAATCTATTATTGGAGCAGGAATGATGCCACTAATTGCCTATATACTAGGCATAACCTTAACTCTATTTGCGGTTGCCATGACTGCCAGAGAAATTGGTACTGCAATGGGTATGGGAGAAATAAACCGAATTTTACCCTGGAAAATGAGCATTGCTGGCTTCGCTTTGTGTGCGATCGGTATCGTATTTTTGAGCAATTCAATGATCTAG
- a CDS encoding leucine zipper domain-containing protein, with the protein MTSEEIAEMLTKLFNTSVVTAIAPGSWQVDTSTFRLLVLLSEDNTWLRVLLPIVPAESGQPFLEQFLEANFDDTQEVHYALYEGVIWGVFQHQSGSLMSADLSNAINRLVSLHQDGLNNVFNRLVESRIRQIIQAAKQQGQSLQATMQSLERFYAEGLMGEINQSSEAREEVLATWQHQLERLWNED; encoded by the coding sequence ATGACATCCGAAGAAATTGCGGAGATGCTAACGAAATTATTTAACACATCGGTTGTTACTGCGATCGCTCCTGGCTCGTGGCAAGTAGACACTTCAACATTTAGGCTGTTGGTGCTGCTTTCCGAAGATAATACTTGGCTAAGAGTTTTACTGCCTATTGTACCCGCAGAGTCAGGGCAACCATTTTTAGAACAGTTCCTAGAAGCCAACTTTGATGACACTCAAGAAGTCCATTACGCTTTATATGAAGGAGTAATTTGGGGGGTATTTCAACATCAAAGTGGCAGTTTAATGAGTGCAGATTTGTCCAATGCAATCAACCGACTTGTATCTCTCCATCAGGATGGATTAAATAATGTCTTTAATCGACTAGTTGAAAGCCGCATCAGGCAAATTATTCAGGCAGCCAAGCAGCAAGGACAATCTCTACAAGCTACTATGCAAAGCTTGGAACGCTTTTATGCAGAAGGATTGATGGGCGAAATAAACCAATCTTCAGAGGCAAGAGAAGAAGTTCTAGCTACTTGGCAGCATCAGTTAGAACGCCTATGGAATGAAGATTAA
- a CDS encoding DUF2358 domain-containing protein, which translates to MNIIEILKEDYQRFPINQTYNIYAPDVYFQDPLNKFHGVKRYKEMINFIQTWFLNPKMDLHNIQRLGDTIKTEWTLSWNTPLPWKPRISIPGSSELGLNSDGLIVSHVDYWNCSRLDVVKQHLFAKKM; encoded by the coding sequence ATGAATATAATTGAAATTCTCAAAGAAGACTATCAAAGATTCCCCATAAATCAAACTTACAACATTTACGCTCCAGATGTTTATTTTCAAGATCCACTAAATAAATTTCATGGTGTTAAACGTTATAAAGAAATGATTAATTTTATCCAAACTTGGTTTTTAAATCCCAAGATGGACTTACATAATATTCAACGTTTAGGAGACACAATAAAAACTGAGTGGACACTCAGTTGGAATACACCTCTCCCCTGGAAACCACGAATCTCTATTCCAGGTTCAAGTGAATTAGGTCTTAACTCTGATGGTTTGATTGTCTCCCATGTCGATTATTGGAATTGTTCGCGTTTAGACGTGGTGAAGCAGCATTTATTTGCTAAAAAAATGTAA
- a CDS encoding NUDIX hydrolase translates to MSRRVSKVFKQSGVIPYRVNNGKIEILLITTRNFQHWVIPKGDIPNGMSPPASAAKEAWEEAGVIGQVDVNELGTYKYRKGGKHYRVKMYLLPVEMLSEDYPEASKRKRQWVEVTTAIRWIKFNSLKRILKGFFQVESHFCAFQDASHI, encoded by the coding sequence ATGAGTCGAAGAGTCAGCAAAGTATTTAAACAGTCTGGGGTGATTCCTTATAGAGTGAACAATGGCAAGATTGAAATCTTGCTAATCACAACCCGTAACTTTCAACACTGGGTGATTCCCAAAGGAGATATTCCTAACGGCATGAGTCCACCTGCGTCAGCAGCAAAAGAAGCATGGGAAGAAGCAGGGGTGATTGGGCAGGTAGACGTGAATGAACTGGGAACTTACAAGTACCGCAAAGGAGGTAAACATTACCGGGTCAAAATGTATTTATTACCAGTCGAGATGCTAAGTGAAGATTATCCAGAAGCGAGCAAAAGAAAACGGCAGTGGGTAGAAGTAACTACAGCTATCAGGTGGATTAAGTTTAATTCACTCAAACGAATTCTGAAAGGTTTTTTCCAAGTCGAATCTCACTTTTGTGCATTTCAAGATGCTAGTCATATATAG
- a CDS encoding GH25 family lysozyme, producing the protein MQGIDVADQDGRVDWTAVKNSGKTFAFVKATEGVSIKDSAFTHHWQTMRTVGIIRGAYHFFHPRTSDPVQQAKEFLNKLGQLESGDLPPVLDIEVTDNANSQAVINAAKQWLAEVEKALLQQTKKRIKPIIYTSPSFWEELGNPSDFASYPLWIAHYGTQNPSIPSPWQRQYLIHQYAGDVSGVAGVSGRADLNRFNGLQLGDSGLRVTQLQQQLKDIGLYTDAIDGHFSESVKNAIVSFQTSKKLQADGIVGIKTWVALLWI; encoded by the coding sequence ATGCAAGGAATTGATGTTGCCGATCAAGACGGCAGAGTAGATTGGACAGCTGTAAAAAACTCTGGTAAAACCTTTGCCTTTGTCAAAGCCACGGAAGGAGTTAGCATTAAAGACTCTGCTTTTACTCATCACTGGCAGACCATGAGAACCGTTGGTATTATTCGGGGTGCTTATCATTTCTTTCACCCCCGTACATCTGACCCGGTTCAGCAAGCAAAGGAATTCTTAAACAAGTTGGGGCAATTAGAATCTGGAGACTTACCACCTGTTCTGGATATAGAGGTAACTGACAATGCAAATAGCCAAGCTGTAATTAATGCAGCGAAGCAGTGGTTGGCAGAAGTAGAAAAAGCCCTTTTACAACAAACAAAAAAACGAATCAAACCAATCATTTATACTTCCCCCAGTTTCTGGGAAGAACTTGGCAATCCATCTGATTTTGCTAGCTATCCATTATGGATTGCCCACTATGGAACCCAGAACCCAAGTATTCCTAGCCCTTGGCAAAGGCAATACCTTATCCATCAATATGCAGGTGATGTATCTGGTGTTGCTGGTGTTAGTGGTCGAGCCGATTTGAATAGATTTAATGGATTGCAGCTAGGAGATTCTGGGTTAAGAGTCACACAATTACAACAGCAACTAAAAGATATTGGATTATATACTGATGCCATTGATGGGCATTTCTCCGAGTCAGTTAAGAATGCAATTGTTAGTTTCCAAACATCTAAGAAATTGCAAGCTGATGGAATTGTTGGTATTAAAACTTGGGTAGCTTTGCTGTGGATTTAG
- a CDS encoding DUF4232 domain-containing protein has translation MRILIVESSMLLLLTVMTTGCVGSDSVTKQPQALPATTEQPPKEAVLNSTPTSTGKTTDNSTPQATIATNSTRCETSQLSVRRVSQDAGVGNVGLTYAFTNNSSSPCTLYGYPGLALLDAKGQPLEGVKVIRSKDTYFSSKQPRQEVTLAPGKQASFQVAYNHISSPQDNCPISSKIEITPPNAYQHLTLTEEIKPCTGKVRVTPVRAVL, from the coding sequence ATGCGAATTCTAATTGTGGAAAGCAGTATGTTGTTACTCCTGACTGTGATGACAACTGGCTGTGTCGGTTCTGACTCTGTAACAAAACAACCACAAGCTTTACCAGCAACCACTGAACAGCCGCCGAAAGAAGCTGTGTTGAACTCAACACCTACATCCACAGGAAAAACTACAGACAATTCTACCCCTCAAGCCACTATTGCCACGAATTCGACGCGCTGTGAAACTAGCCAATTGTCAGTGCGTCGAGTCTCCCAAGATGCTGGCGTTGGAAATGTTGGACTCACCTACGCCTTCACCAATAATTCCTCATCCCCTTGCACCCTCTACGGTTATCCAGGATTAGCGCTACTAGATGCAAAAGGTCAGCCTTTGGAGGGGGTTAAAGTTATTCGCTCCAAAGACACTTATTTTTCAAGTAAGCAACCTCGACAAGAAGTAACTCTAGCTCCTGGAAAACAAGCCTCATTCCAGGTCGCATACAACCACATTAGTTCCCCACAGGATAACTGCCCAATCTCTAGTAAGATTGAAATCACACCTCCTAATGCTTACCAACACCTTACCCTCACAGAAGAAATCAAACCTTGTACAGGCAAAGTTAGAGTGACTCCAGTGCGGGCCGTCTTGTAA
- the pip gene encoding prolyl aminopeptidase yields MRKLYPPIEPYLEGSLKVSELHTIHFEESGNPQGQPIVLLHGGPGGGCPPFYRQYFHPEKWRIVMFDQRGCGQSTPHAELRENTTWDLVSDIEKLRQHLGIEKWAVFGGSWGSTLSLAYSQTHPSRCTGLILRGIFMLRQKELRWFYQEGASYIFPDAWEEYLKPIAIAERDNLIAAYYKRLTSPDLEIQLAAARSWSIWEASTSRLFLDPELMQKFGESEFASAFARIECHYFMNKGFLETEDQLLLNIDRIRHIPAVIVQGRYDVVCPMISAWELHRAWPEAEFIVVPDAGHSMSEPGICSGLIQATDNIEFG; encoded by the coding sequence ATGCGAAAACTTTACCCACCCATTGAGCCTTACCTAGAAGGTAGCTTAAAGGTTTCCGAGCTTCATACCATCCATTTTGAAGAATCAGGAAACCCCCAAGGTCAACCAATCGTTTTGCTACATGGCGGCCCTGGTGGTGGATGTCCACCTTTTTATCGACAATATTTTCACCCAGAAAAATGGCGGATAGTAATGTTTGACCAGCGTGGTTGTGGTCAAAGTACACCCCATGCTGAATTACGAGAAAACACCACCTGGGATTTAGTCAGTGATATCGAAAAACTGCGCCAACATTTAGGTATAGAAAAGTGGGCAGTCTTCGGTGGTAGTTGGGGTAGCACTTTATCATTAGCCTACAGTCAAACCCATCCCTCTCGCTGCACGGGATTAATTCTCCGTGGCATCTTTATGCTGAGGCAAAAAGAGTTGCGATGGTTCTACCAAGAGGGTGCTAGCTATATTTTTCCTGATGCTTGGGAAGAATATCTCAAACCAATTGCGATCGCCGAACGTGATAATCTGATTGCAGCATATTACAAACGCCTAACCAGTCCAGATTTAGAAATTCAATTAGCAGCAGCTCGGTCTTGGTCAATTTGGGAAGCTAGTACCAGTAGACTTTTTTTAGACCCAGAGCTTATGCAAAAGTTTGGCGAGAGTGAATTTGCTTCAGCTTTCGCACGTATTGAATGCCATTATTTTATGAATAAGGGCTTTTTAGAAACTGAAGATCAATTACTTTTAAATATAGACCGTATCCGCCATATTCCGGCTGTAATTGTTCAGGGACGCTATGATGTCGTCTGCCCGATGATATCAGCTTGGGAATTACATCGCGCTTGGCCAGAAGCCGAATTTATAGTGGTTCCTGATGCCGGACATTCGATGAGTGAACCGGGAATTTGCAGTGGTTTGATTCAAGCAACAGATAATATCGAATTCGGTTGA
- a CDS encoding iron uptake porin: protein MSHLLLWKTLVLSPVVLGVTVLVSARAIATEIASSSENIKVKTAQTEVPIASNPAIFIPTKQPKVNQQLVAQKTDENKVLEDVNRYSGEGNNQNSLSQVTSVSQFSDVQPTDWAFQALQSLVERYGCIAGYPNSTYRGNRALTRYEFAAGLNACLDRVNELIATATADLVTKQDLATLQRLQEEFSAELTTLRGRVDAVEARTAELEAHQFSTTTKLVGEAIFAVTDNFGSNDNNNTVFQDRVRLDLQTSFTGKDTLHTRLAAGNATPLNLRNGTFEGTQTFNLSPTTNNGVSVDWLSYYFPLGNSQVYVAATGGIHSDYVPTVNPYFEDYDGGNGALSTFASESPIYRIGGGAGAGVNLAFGKGGGGFQPSLTLGYLASEANNPNPGSGLFEGNYAALGQLNLKVGDRITLAATYVHAYNSANSVLFNAGGTNPVVGTSQANFLANSTPGIGGIGVGGNPYVSNSYGFEAAFKPSDKLSISGFVLYSNITGLGANDNGEVWSYGAGLALPDFGKKGNVLGLFAGVEPYIGSNTADKPYHFEGFYKYRVTDNISITPGVIWLTNPGQVTGNNDDAIIGTLRTTFTF from the coding sequence ATGTCTCATCTATTATTGTGGAAAACTCTGGTACTAAGTCCAGTAGTTTTGGGAGTGACGGTGTTGGTTTCCGCTAGGGCTATAGCTACTGAAATAGCAAGCTCTTCTGAAAATATAAAGGTAAAAACGGCTCAGACAGAAGTACCAATAGCTTCTAATCCTGCAATATTCATTCCAACAAAGCAACCAAAAGTTAATCAGCAATTGGTTGCTCAAAAGACTGATGAAAACAAGGTTTTAGAAGACGTTAATCGCTACAGTGGCGAAGGTAATAACCAGAATTCCCTGTCTCAAGTCACATCAGTTTCTCAGTTTTCTGATGTCCAACCGACTGATTGGGCATTCCAAGCTTTGCAATCTCTGGTTGAACGCTATGGTTGTATTGCTGGATACCCCAATAGTACTTACAGAGGCAACCGGGCCCTGACTCGTTATGAATTTGCCGCAGGTTTAAATGCTTGTTTAGATAGAGTTAATGAACTGATTGCCACTGCAACTGCTGACTTGGTGACAAAACAGGATTTGGCAACCCTCCAGCGTTTACAAGAGGAATTCTCAGCCGAACTAACAACTTTGCGTGGTCGAGTCGATGCTGTCGAAGCACGGACTGCTGAACTGGAAGCGCATCAATTTTCTACTACAACCAAGCTAGTTGGTGAAGCAATTTTTGCCGTCACCGACAACTTTGGCAGCAACGACAACAACAACACTGTTTTTCAAGACAGGGTACGTTTAGACTTGCAAACCAGCTTTACAGGTAAAGATACCTTGCATACTAGGCTTGCAGCAGGGAATGCAACTCCTTTAAATTTACGAAATGGCACATTTGAAGGGACTCAAACCTTTAACCTATCCCCTACTACCAACAACGGTGTTTCTGTAGATTGGTTGTCCTATTACTTCCCCCTTGGCAACTCCCAAGTTTACGTTGCTGCGACTGGAGGTATTCACAGCGATTACGTTCCTACCGTCAACCCATACTTTGAGGATTATGATGGCGGTAACGGTGCTTTGTCTACCTTTGCCTCTGAAAGCCCAATTTATCGGATTGGCGGCGGTGCAGGTGCTGGCGTTAACTTAGCCTTTGGTAAAGGTGGCGGTGGCTTTCAACCTTCATTAACCCTTGGTTACTTGGCATCGGAAGCGAATAACCCTAACCCAGGTTCGGGTTTATTTGAGGGTAACTATGCCGCTTTAGGACAGTTGAACTTAAAAGTAGGCGATCGCATCACCTTAGCTGCAACCTACGTCCACGCATATAATAGCGCCAATAGCGTTCTATTCAACGCTGGTGGCACTAATCCTGTAGTTGGGACTTCACAAGCCAACTTTCTCGCCAACAGTACCCCTGGCATCGGTGGCATTGGTGTCGGTGGCAATCCATACGTAAGTAATTCTTACGGCTTTGAGGCTGCTTTCAAACCAAGTGATAAACTGTCGATTAGTGGCTTTGTACTTTACAGCAACATCACAGGACTTGGTGCTAATGATAATGGTGAAGTTTGGAGTTATGGGGCTGGGTTAGCTCTGCCAGACTTTGGTAAGAAGGGCAACGTTTTAGGACTTTTCGCAGGTGTTGAACCTTATATTGGAAGTAACACTGCTGATAAGCCATACCACTTTGAAGGTTTCTATAAGTATCGCGTAACCGACAATATCTCCATCACACCCGGAGTAATTTGGTTAACAAATCCTGGTCAAGTTACTGGTAATAACGATGATGCAATCATTGGTACACTGAGAACTACCTTTACCTTCTAA
- a CDS encoding pentapeptide repeat-containing protein, translating into MNLFLRPLIPMAFVLTPSLVSQGNNLLQQYVIQQLQETRKCFGCNLSAVNLSGANLQKIDLRSANLQGANLKNANLRYANLEWADIRNANLQGADLTGANLKNTLLADSDLQKANLSASNLEGTDFRNANLSYANLIKASKNNDIQGRNSITLCETVLPSGMLSNRCNQQPNI; encoded by the coding sequence ATGAATCTCTTTTTACGACCCCTAATTCCAATGGCATTTGTCCTGACTCCCTCCTTGGTTAGCCAAGGGAATAATTTGCTTCAACAGTATGTAATTCAACAGCTTCAAGAAACCAGAAAGTGTTTTGGCTGTAATTTATCAGCAGTAAACCTTTCCGGGGCAAACTTACAAAAAATTGACTTGCGATCGGCAAATCTTCAGGGAGCTAACCTCAAAAATGCTAATCTCCGATATGCGAATTTAGAGTGGGCAGATATTCGGAATGCCAATCTTCAAGGAGCCGATCTAACTGGAGCGAACCTCAAGAATACATTGTTAGCTGATTCTGATTTACAAAAGGCAAATTTGTCAGCATCTAACCTAGAAGGAACCGATTTTAGGAATGCTAATCTTAGTTATGCTAATTTAATCAAAGCTTCAAAAAATAATGACATTCAAGGTCGTAATTCCATAACTCTCTGTGAAACAGTATTGCCAAGTGGAATGCTCTCAAATCGCTGTAATCAGCAACCAAATATCTAA